In Lineus longissimus chromosome 5, tnLinLong1.2, whole genome shotgun sequence, the genomic stretch CCAGATAGTACTGCATTGGTTAAAATTCCTTGAAAACCAAGTGTGGTGGCATGGGCCAGAGTGGCTCAGAACAGGTTCTTTCCCGCAGCAAATAGCTTGCAACACTGATCCGATGACCAGGTTGGTATCGGACAGTCTCCTGAACCGGTAAATCTCGTCAACACCGCAAAGCCCGATGACCAGCTTGGTATCGGACAAACTATTAACATCACCCGTTACGCGACATTGCGCAGACTAAATCGCATTTCCGCATGGGTCCTCAGGTTCGTTGACAATCTAAAGAAAGCACCCGACCAACGAAATCATGATGCCACTCTCAATGCCAAAGAAACTCAACGCGCAAATAATAAATGGATTCAGTTCGTCCAGCAAACCACCTACCAGCGCGAAATACAGAAAATGCGAATTGAACAGAAGCATGTACCGCCTCCACTTGTCCGACAACtcaagttatttcttgataaccAGGGTTATATTCGTTGTGGCGGTAGGTTACATAACGCACCACTCAGTGAGAATGCGAAGTTTCCAATCTTGCTGCCGCATACGCATACTTTCACAAAGCTGGTGATCTATGATGCGCATGATAAAACATTGCATTCGGGCCTACAGGCCACCGTTACATTGTTGAGACAAACATACTGGATTACTAGAATACGCGTAACTGCCAATTCCGTCATCTGGAACTGTTGGCTTTGTACATTGATTTGTGGTTTACCATATGCTCAACCAATACGCGGGCCATTACCGACAAATAACTGGAGTGGACTTCACTGGTGAAATGATCGTGAAAACCGAAAATGGTCAACGCAAATGTTACATTTGTTTATTCACCTGCGCCAACACGAGGGCCATTCATCTAGAATTGGTCACAGATATGAGCACTAAGTCCTTTCTGCGCGCTTTCCGTCGTTTCGCTGCGAGACGTTCGCTTCCCCGCTCGGTAGTTAGTGATAACGCTACAACATTCATTTCTAGCGCTCAAAACGTTAAAGATATCATAGAAAAAGCGACTGTGCAAACCTACATGGCAAACAACATGTTGACTGGACATTCATTCCGTAACGTGCCCCCTGGTGGGGTGGATTTTACGAACGTCTGGTCGGTCTCGTCAAAACAACACTGAAAAGGTGCTTGGACGCGCGTTTGTGACCCTTGACGAGATGAATATTTTTCTATGCGAAATAGAATGTGTGTTGAATAACCGTCCTCTTACGTATGTTTACGGTGATGATAAGGACGCACTAGCTTTAACCCCCGCTCATCTGCTGCATGGTCGATTGTTGAACACTCTCCCACGTGTTATCCCAGACTCTGATGAAATCATGGACCCTACTTACGAAACCAGAGCGACACTTACCAAACGCTCCACAATTCTGGGAGAAATTCAGCGAACATTTTGGATTAAGTGGGAACATGACTATCTCACTGCCCTCAGGGAGCGACATGATCGTGTCAGAACTGGTAAACTGACAAACACTATCAAACCTGGCGATGTTGTACTTGTTCACGCGGACATGAAAAAACGCTTGATGTGGGACTTAGCTGTTGTTGAGTCTTTGATTACTGGCAATGATGGCATTGCCCGCGCTGCCAACATTAGGACAAAGAATGGCCGCACTAACCGCCTGATCACAAAGCTCTATCCGCTTGAAGTTCAGAACAGTGACAATTGTGAAAAGTCAAGTGACAAAACTGTTCACGCCAGTGACAAAACCCGCGACAATATTGATAACAGTGGTACCCTTACCACCAAAACTGTCACAGATAACTCGCAAAATCGCCGTCCCACCAGGGAATCTGCAAAAAGAGCACTACTGAAAATTCGCAACTGGTTATCTGGTAGTGATTAAGTATGTGTCTGTACGCCTATATCATTCGTTTGGCAACTTCATTAACACGccattatcaaaattgaaaaatggacGGTCCACTATATGACAAGACATTTGTGGCGTATTCAGAGACTTAGTGTTTTATTTGCATAATTTGATCTCTTTGTAGGTTAAttctacattttacatttattCGGATTAGCAGATTCCAATTATTGATGTGTGCATTATAATAATTTTATAATAGTTCTTTAGAGACGTCATTTGACACTTCACGTAAATTCAATCAACATAACTTGGTTGTTTATATTTTGACTGGAAATCATTGAGCATCAGCTATTAGGTTAATCGCCGGATTATCTTGTCTAGACGTGTGTAACGTTAGCTGAAGTGTTTTGACTGTTTGATTACGTCATGTCTACTCACCGCATCTTACCTTAATCATTTGTTTATGTTTCCTTTACCATACATGATGTATTGAGTGTTTATTAAAACTAATTCAAATTTCGAGGCCGGGAGAAATGTGGTAACTGGTGCCCATCACTTGTCTTGTATAATGTATTAATCCTCCACTCATGTCATGATTGACAGCTTCCTTAATCTTTATCACTATACGATCACACCCTCTTTAATATTGACCAATCATGTTAATTGTTTGTAATATTATTGTAaccttttgtcttgttttatgaATTATAGTTAGTCACGTTTTTGGAACCATGGCGTTCACTTCATTCCTTGCATGAACTTATTCATTATCTTTCCATAAGATCCTACTCTTTGTGCCACCAAGGCGCacattgatcttgttgatgtcatagacaattattggtcggatcataaacttatatatactgccctgtcttattactagacatcaatacacatctaaaaaaagtcttcatgcctgattgtgttcaccatattcacctctgaactaagcatgatcctgcctactaaaggACACTTCACTTGAATGGAATGTAACTGTTGGCAAGCCATCCCCAAGGCCAAAAGCCaatcaataacaacatcatcaatACAACAGTGACAGGTTGCCACAGCCTTTATTAACACAGCTGTGCCGTGGGAAACATCGATTTTCATAAACAATGTAATGAACGATAGAATGGAACAGATGGCAGGTAGAATTTTACTTcgtaagccgcacttacaccacctgaaaatggaccaccaatcttggttcgggaaccaatgccgcaccatcgaaaatccaccaagcgcttacaccagcgctgcagctagttataaaatccggctacaggtggcgcgcaaacaataagcagaacgcggaaagccttggcagaaagcgccatttcgaaagcgccgcctggagccgaaccatctaactagctaattgccgatccatttgcgcgtacaccacgacaaagccgagcttttaacaagccgggcgaatttggaccatcaagcttggtgggacaaattcgctcggcaatttgtatcggcaatggattgccgaaccaatttgtcgcggcaatgtggtggtgtaagtgcaattggtccaccaatatttcgtggtgtaagcgcagctccCATCAGGGCGATATCTTTTATCGAAGATTCTTTTTACAATAGACCTTGTCTGATAATACACAGGGTAACTGATTAACCGCACAATAACCACTGATAGAAGTGTAGTGGACAGGTGacaagtgatcagttcattCCCAATGCCAACCACTGTCAACTTACCACAACCTGAACACCATCAAGTGTGAGCCAATTAGTATGGGGGCGGTCATGTCTCAAAGTAATGAACCGATCTTATAacagtgagtctagagtatatacAGTGCGCATGTAAAATATGGTTTGGCAACTAAAAATAAAAGCATGAAGATAATATTTTAAATTTAGTTTCAATGCATCACGGTTTACTACAGTATcaaataaatgtacatttcagttgaaaaaagtgtttttattcaaatttcagAAAGAAGGTACAACATTCAACCGTGCCATGTTAATGAATATAGGCTTTACCGAAGCAATGAAACAGAAGAACTATGATTGTACCGTGTTCCACGATGTCGACCTCCTACCAGAAGATGATCGCAATCTATACTCATGCCCAGAACAGCCTCGACATCTTTCTGTTGCCATTGATGTTTTTGCATACAAGTAAATGAATATTAAGTTTCCTTCAGCTTCTTTGTCAGCGCTTGCTTGGCACTTGAAGGTGATTTTCTcctgggagtattcctcctccaaggcttGATGAGCGTTTTGGCAACCTCCTATAGtctaggcgccaattgggtttattggcctagtgactccaaaTTCAGCctgaggtagagtccacgcaagcttgGCACTTGAAGGTGATTTTCTcctgggagtattcctcctccaaggcttGATGAGCGTTTTGGCTACCTCCTATAGtctaggcgccaattgggtttattggcctagtgactccaacTTCAGCctgaggtagagtccacgcaagcttgGCACTTGAAGGTGATTTTCTcctgggagtattcctcctccaaggcttGATGAGCGTTTTGGCAACCTCCTATAGtctaggcgccaattgggtttattggcctggtgactCCAACTTCAGCctgaggtagagtccacgcaagctactcatgctgaaagggtggaGGTCGTCCTGGGTgacgacaaatggtacccaggttcgagatcgactggacaataagcaccctgggtgccattgcactagacaaatagcacccagcttctttttgcctggcttacagatcttagggacgaggacgtttcttgcaatctcgttttatctcgcgccgtggtacttgtggcattagcagtgtgtgaaataaaaagaacagataaacagaaaaaaacgcatttaggcctaaaggtctttgaaagcacattttggatgatttattcagaaaaggtatataggagggatatatccaaaatgtgctttcaaagacctataacCCTAAACGCGTTATTTCGCACACCGAATGCCGGTGTTGTCTCATTTAAAGCAGGAAATGATATCTTTGGTGTGTTGAAGCAATGGCCTCATGTTATCAGCAAAAAAATAAAAGATAATGCAGTTATGTTGATTTGGTGCTATCTGTTTCTGTGACAACACTATCTTATTGAATTTTCTGATTGACAGCTTGTGATAGATACATATATTTGTCGTTAATATCAGGCATGATTTGATATAGTTTATGAAGAAGTGGACATATGTGTTGAACAGACATCAACTGATGACAGTATGGTGCATATCTTTTTTGTTCAAATGTACATTCTTCTCCCATGTTTCAATTCTAAAATTGTAGTGCATAATTTGCAACAACTGCCTATGCAGCAGTTTTGGTTGACTTCAAAAGTACTGCAGTAGGATGTAAAGTTCTTTCTGACTTTGCATCATAAAAATGATCTATTCCTTCCTCAGCCGAACATAaaaatgatctacatgtataccttACTCAGCCTCTTAATTGACGTATCAATATCTCTTGCAGATTACCCTACCATTCTATTTTTGGTGGTGCCATTGAAATGAAAAGGGAGCACTTTAGAAAAGTTAACGGCTTTTCCAACAAGTTCTGGGGATGGGGCGGCGAGGATGACGACATGTCAAGCAGGTAAGTTGCTGGAATGATGGCAAGGTGGAACAACATCCCACTGTGATGTTTTCACCGAGCTCCTCAGTGAACTTGGCCATGAAAAGTTAATAGCTGTGCAGTTATAGTTGATCTGCCACCAGTTCTTCTTCTCCagcatttgctctgcacttggaggtgttttTCTCCAGAGACAATTCTTCCTCCAAGGAGAGATGAGCGTTTTTGTGACTACAGTTGCACACTAATTGAGTTTATTGGCTTAGTGACTCCGTCTTTGGCCAAAGGtagagtccatgcaagctactcaGTCTTGTTTATGTAGACCCAGTGGTCTACATATCACAAGATATCCTGTAAATATACCTCAATCTTTTCAGGGTGCAGGACAGCGGTCTACATATCACAAGATATCCTGTAAATATACCTCAATCTTTTCAGGGTGCAGGACAGCGGTCTTCATATCACAAGATGTCCTGTAAATATACCTCAATCTTTTCAGGGTGCAGGACAGCGGTCTACATATCACAAGATATCCTGTAAATATACCTCAATCTTTTCAGGGTGCAGGACAGCGGTCTTCATATCACAAGATGTCCTGTAAATATACCTCAATCTTTTCAGGGTGCAGGACAGCGGTCTACATATCACAAGATATCCTGTAAATATACCTCAATCTTTTCAGGGTGCAGGACAGCGGTCTACATATCACAAGATATCCTGTAAATATAGCTCGCTATAAAATGATCCGTCATAACAGAGACAAGGGAAACCCGGTTAACCCAAGGAGGTAAGATCCGTAGATTCCAACTTGTTTTGGCGCTTtggacgatggcgatgatggtGCTTTTTGCTTTGATATTGAGTTAAAGCCAGTTTTAGCTTTGAGATTTTTCTTGTTGGTAAGGGTTTCAATGTTTCTAGCCATGCAAACGTAGGAACGCTTTCCTGAGATTTTCAACAAAAGTACAAGTTGTACCAGTAACTACGTGTTCGCATACTACGCGTTCCAAGGACTACTTTGCTCCGACCACACCTGTGGAAGTACGAGATGAATATTTTGTTTAAAGTTCTAGTTGTGCTGCAagattgtgctgccatctgaatcCAGGCAGCATAACTATAACTTTAAACTATTAtaagcaatacaatgcccttcctaCACCTCAGTCAGTATCAAcgcaattgatgcatcatcaagtcatacgcaagtttCTAAATAGAACCGTATTGTGGGCCCTATTGTCTacgtgttcatcaggccgagacTTTTAAACAGGATAAGGTGCATTTTCACCACccgagaaaatgtcaaaagtagGCTTGATCGCTGGTTTGGGGGATGTCCTTTTAACTACCTATCCACATTCCTCCCCTGGCTTAAGTCACAGGCTTTTCAACTTGGTGATGGCATTGAGTATCCTACCAACGCCCTACCTTTGAAGATTTTACTTGCTGTGAGCACAGGGAGGGTGCTGGAAGTTTGTCACAGCCACATGCCGGATTTATGCTAATACAGTTGAACCAAGCAGACACCTCAACAATAAGGAcacactctctattaaggtcaccatttttggtcccaaattggttgtttcaatatcaatttgacctctctaaatcaggacacctctctattagagacagtacctgtcagtcctgagggtgtcattattagagaggttctactatgcATGTCATTAGCTGCTTGTTATGGACTTGTATTCGCTAAATCAATGTCTTTTGTCAGTGCCTTTAATTACAAAGATGGCACTATGTTTCTTCCTACTACAAATGTGGTTTTAATGGCCTGGCCCTGAATGATAACACTGATCTGGACAAACAACTTTGTTAGTCGTGAGGCCTATGGCATAATCTTCAGTGCCTGATTAGACCTCTTCATTGGCACATTTAAGCCACGTAAATCAATTGCCAAAAGGacaccatttcattttctgaggAAGAGGTTACAATGAATACTGTCACTTTTAACCACTTAGTATGCCGACTGTATCCCTCTTGCAGTGATAGACCAAAAGACAGACTATGCGTGTGTCACAGCTCTTGGCTCACTGCGCAATATTGAATACATGCTATTGCTCGATGTATCTTCTGCTTATTGCTATTTTCAAGAATGGGAAAGTTCATctcatgatttatttttttgaacataaaaaacatttttcgtGAAATATCTTTATCGATGGACTTATAATCTCGATCGATCAAAATATTATCTCGATTGATTGACTTAGCATCACGATTGATTGAGATGTTATCTCGGGTGATCGTGATAATTTCTAGGGCGTTTGATTTATTTATATTGGGCAATTGAGACAATTTTCTCGATTGCCCGGCCGAGATAATCTCTCGATCAATTGGGATGATATATCAATCGATcaagatttgattgattgagaCGATTAGTGCATCGATCAAGATTTTCAGGAAATTTGTTTTGTTCACGTTAAAAAAaataatcatgtgatgtccttttccagccaccgtacaagaataaatgaataaagactagactttattcatttattcatttattctttCTATTGTACATGTTACATTATTGTTGATATCCTCTTCTTCCCTTCCCTCCTTTTAGGTCTCTCACAAACAAAcggacaaaaaataaaacaaacttcCTCTTTGATGGGTTAAACAACATGAGACACAAAGTTCTCATCTTGGAGAAGTTAAAGCTTTACACGTTAATCCTTGTTGATGTAAATATAATAAATCGTGCTCTTAAATGTTGACTTTTGCTGTACAGGGTGTCGGAAAATGTATGCAACTCCACGGAATTTAAAATCAGTTTAAAGATTTGTTTATAATTGTCTTGTCAGTTACAGTTCTGTCCATAAATAACATTGTCTGCCATGCTCTTTGGATATCGTCGCTATCACATGAATATGTGACAGACGCATGCCTGTCATAAAAAATCATGCGCACTCCTTGACCCCTGCTCTGCTACACCACTGAACCCAAGGGCAGGGGGTGTACAAAACTTGCTACTGATTATTTTTTAAGAATTGCGTAGGTGTTTGGCGCCCAAGGAGTTCAATTTACAACAGAACAGTTGATTATTTTCTGCAATGAGAGGTTTCGGAGTGAGCCTCAGCAGAGCTTTTAAAATGGTTCACTGAAGCGAGGTGGAGATTTACATTTTCCAACATTTTGTGTCGTGTTTTAACAGCTTTTGTAGTTCTTATCAGTGCTTTTCCTTTACACTTGCACTTGTAACATATTATCTTTTGAATCTAACATAAGCTTCATTAGTTAATACGTAATTGACTCGAAGGCGATGCAGGAACTTTATGTCATGACCTTCGGACACCTTGGTGTTCCCAACCGATTGTCTATCATACCATCAtattatatcatatcattatcggcgtcgtaaccctattggatttttgccggatgTATAGAGTGAACTATatgctactgtccacctatgtgggatcttttacttgccctggcatagacactcaggtacaagggaccacgcctttaagtctcatccgacagacccgcgagtatttcatacgttggttgtacgtgttgtgaagagcaaggatatttttagttccttgaaagccatgccggctcatccagaaatacaatcctgggttctccccgggagaTCATACccattgcgtggtagccagcagtgttaaccactatgAGGCTCCCGAATTGAACATGTGAAATGACATTGGATGACCATGTGCATGATGAAATCACCTGTATCCTTGATATTCAAACACGGTCTTACATTAGTGAAACTAAAGTATAAACATTCAGAGTTGAAAACTACATTGCCGTGTTTCGACCAAATTATGTTTTCCTTTACCATCTTTATATTCTTGAAAAgtttgtatttttatgtgttgTGTTACACTGTGTTATGTTTGTTGATTGTCTAATGTAATTCACCAGTTTTCGATACGAGTAAACTTTTGTGATTGATTTTCCTCTCTATGTTGTGGTTTGTCACATACACCTTGAAATTCATCAGCTTTTGACGCAAGAATACTTTTATGATTGACAAGCTGTGTTGTTTtgtgttatgttgtgttatgtcTTGTGCCTTGAAACTGGGCTgtattttgggggggggggggggcacttacTCAAGAGACATCACaaaaaaatgatgttttttatGCAGATATGGGTCCTTGTTGGACGAAAAGTGGACGAAAATATGGCCCTGTGATAGCTCTATACAATAATTTTATAGATAAAATTGTTGCCAATAGTTGCTTTTTATCAACTTCTTGAGCCTAAGTATGTATGGAAAGTTATttaaatttagtgaaaaatgaGAGAGAAAACATGGTGAATAGACAATAGAAATAATGGTTTCGTGACCCGATTGGGTCTTTGAACTCCCCTTAGTGAGTGAATTCAGTGTCAATCTTGACCCTAGCAAAAAAAGGAAGGTGTTGCCTAAGAGTCGATTGCCTGAGTGGGGGGAGAAGGGTTTCCTATTGACAGCTGCATAAAGAAAACATTGAATTGGCATGGTGCCTTCCTATTAATTGAAAATGGCTGGTATCCTTGATCTCTCCTGATCTCGGCTAACCtctgtttctttcttttcaggatCGAGCTGATGCGTCAAGGTTTAAAACACTACAACATCGACGGTCTCAACACGCTGAAATATAACTTGGTCAAACTAGATAAGCGGAAGCTTTTCACGTTGGTTTATGTTGACGTGAATGAGAGGAAGTCATGATGAATTGACACCTAGTGGAAATTATCCTGCCACTGGAATTTAGGGGTggcaattgtgatttggactggaATGGGAGCTGGATTGTATGGTTGTGTTCTGAATCTCCATTGGATATAAGGAAAATTTTCTCTGTACTGGTTGAGTTTTTGGACCAT encodes the following:
- the LOC135488727 gene encoding beta-1,4-N-acetylgalactosaminyltransferase bre-4-like isoform X4, giving the protein MLAKLRFACAYIRERWIFFFGILVLLLLLQMTVSMGWISKNSQMFSLLNRGRIRNFFTIDKDVWTSQPSPFSILENKKPKGSDNKPNQSSSSIGICPLIPKGLVGQIAINMTATGFLNLERSFTNLEPGGLYKPPDCRSRHKVAIVIPYRNREKHLKIFLNNMHPFLQKQQLEYGIYVVEQKEGTTFNRAMLMNIGFTEAMKQKNYDCTVFHDVDLLPEDDRNLYSCPEQPRHLSVAIDVFAYKLPYHSIFGGAIEMKREHFRKVNGFSNKFWGWGGEDDDMSSRVQDSGLHITRYPVNIARYKMIRHNRDKGNPVNPRRSLTNKRTKNKTNFLFDGLNNMRHKVLILEKLKLYTLILVDDRADASRFKTLQHRRSQHAEI
- the LOC135488727 gene encoding beta-1,4-N-acetylgalactosaminyltransferase bre-4-like isoform X3; translated protein: MLAKLRFACAYIRERWIFFFGILVLLLLLQMTVSMGWISKNSQMFSLLNRGRIRNFFTIDKDVWTSQPSPFSILEQTTPFVVLEPKQNTMHVTVVLTAMGSDNKPNQSSSSIGICPLIPKGLVGQIAINMTATGFLNLERSFTNLEPGGLYKPPDCRSRHKVAIVIPYRNREKHLKIFLNNMHPFLQKQQLEYGIYVVEQKEGTTFNRAMLMNIGFTEAMKQKNYDCTVFHDVDLLPEDDRNLYSCPEQPRHLSVAIDVFAYKLPYHSIFGGAIEMKREHFRKVNGFSNKFWGWGGEDDDMSSRVQDSGLHITRYPVNIARYKMIRHNRDKGNPVNPRRSLTNKRTKNKTNFLFDGLNNMRHKVLILEKLKLYTLILVDDRADASRFKTLQHRRSQHAEI
- the LOC135488727 gene encoding beta-1,4-N-acetylgalactosaminyltransferase bre-4-like isoform X5, which translates into the protein MLAKLRFACAYIRERWIFFFGILVLLLLLQMTVSMGWISKNSQMFSLLNRGRIRNFFTIDKDVWTSQPSPFSILEGSDNKPNQSSSSIGICPLIPKGLVGQIAINMTATGFLNLERSFTNLEPGGLYKPPDCRSRHKVAIVIPYRNREKHLKIFLNNMHPFLQKQQLEYGIYVVEQKEGTTFNRAMLMNIGFTEAMKQKNYDCTVFHDVDLLPEDDRNLYSCPEQPRHLSVAIDVFAYKLPYHSIFGGAIEMKREHFRKVNGFSNKFWGWGGEDDDMSSRVQDSGLHITRYPVNIARYKMIRHNRDKGNPVNPRRSLTNKRTKNKTNFLFDGLNNMRHKVLILEKLKLYTLILVDDRADASRFKTLQHRRSQHAEI